ACTTGCAACATATGATGAATTAAGAGAAATATATAGTATAACAGATAAAATAAATAAATTATTAAAAGAAAAATTTGATGAATTAGGAATAATATTAGTTGATTTTAAAATTGAATTTGGTAAAAATTCAAAAGGAGAAATATTACTTGCAGATGAAATTACTCCTGATACTTGTAGATTCTGGGATAAAGAAACTGGCGAAAAATTAGATAAAGATAGATTTAGAAGAGATTTAGGAAATATTGAAGAAGCCTATTTAGAGATATTTAAAAGATTAGCTGGAAAAAATTAAACAAAATTTAGGAGGAAAAGTAATGAGTAACACAAAAATGGTAAAGAGAATTGAGGAAGGTGGTGTATTTGCACTTTATTCAAAAACATTAAGAGATGACTTAGTATCAATCTCTTATTACGGACTTTATGCATTACAGCATAGAGGGCAAGAAAGTGCAGGAGTAACAATTTGTGATGCATTATCTGAAGATATTAGGCACAAAACAATTAAAGGGAAGGGGCTTGTATCTGATGTATTTTCAGTTGATGATTTAAAAAGTTATGTTGGAAATATATTAGTAGCTCATGTTAAATATGGAATTGAAAGTGGAACTTCATATAGAAATTATCAACCATTAAGAGGGGACTCATTACTAGGTAAGGTATCTATTGTACATGCTGGGAATTTAATAAATACAAATAAAATTGTTTTAGAACTTTTAGAAGAAGGTTCAATGTTTCAAACTGAAACAGATACAGAAATTATACTAAAACTTATAGGTAAAAATGCAAAATATGGTTATAGAAATGCAATATTAAATACAATAAAAAGTATAGAAGGAGCATTTGCCATTGCAACTATTATAGAAGATAAATTAGTAGCAATAAGAGATCCTCATGGTATAAGACCTCTTTGTTTAGGTCAGTTTGAGGATGGAACTTATGTAGTTGCATCAGAATCTTGTGCTATTGATAGTATTGGTGCAACCTTTATTAGAGATATAGAACCTGGAGAAATGATAATAATAGATCGAAATGGAATAGAATCAATTAAATATGATGATAGAAAAGAAAGATCTTATTCATCTTTTGAATATATATATTTTGCAAGACCTGATAGTGTTATGGATGGATTAAGTGTATATAAAGCAAGACATTCTTGTGGTAGATATCTTTATGAACAAAATCCTATTCTTGCAGATTTAGTAATAGGTGTTCCTGATTCAGGAGTAGCTGCTGGTATTGGATTTTCAGAAGCAAGTGGAATACCTTATGCAACTGCATTATTGAAAAATAAGTATATAGGTAGAACCTTTATAATGCCAGGACAGGCTTCAAGAGAAATGGCAGTTAGATTAAAATTAAATGCAATGAAAACATTAATAGCTGGGAAAAGAGTTGTAGTAGTTGATGATTCACTGGTTCGTGGAACAACTTCTAAAATATTAATAAAAATACTTTATGAGGCTGGAGCAAGTGAAGTTCATTTTAGATCAGCTTCACCTGTTGTAATAAGTGAATCATATTTTGGAGCAAGCATAGCTAGTGATAAGGAATTAATAGGAAATAGTATGAATATTGATGAAATAAGGGAATATATAGGTGCAACTACATTAGAGTATTTATCAATAGAAAATTTAGTGAAAGCCTTAAATGGTTTAGATTGTAATTTAGATTGTTTTAAATAAAATATAATTGGAGGAATATTGATGTCAAATTCATATAAAGCATCTGGTGTAGATAAAGAAGAGGGATACAAGGCTGTAAAATTAATGAAAGAAAAAGTGATAAAAACCCATAATGGCTCAGTTTTAAATAATTTGGGAAGTTTTGGTGCAATGTATGAACTTGGGAAGTATAATAACCCTGTTCTTGTTTCAGGAACTGATGGAGTAGGAACTAAATTACACATAGCATTAAAACAAAAAAAGTATGATACGGTGGGAATAGATGCAGTTGCTATGTGTGTAAACGATATATTATGTCATGGTGCTAAACCTTTGTTTTTCCTTGATTATTTAGCTTGTGGGAAACTAAATGCAGAAGTTGCAGCAGAAATTGTATCTGGAATAGCACAAGGATGTCTTGAAGCTAAAGTTTCTTTGATAGGTGGGGAAACAGCAGAAATGCCAGGTTTCTATAAAATAGGGGATTATGACATAGCTGGATTTTGTGTAGGAGTTGTTGAAAAAGATAAGATAGTAAATGGCTCAAAAGTAAAGCATGGGGATATAATAATAGGGCTGGCTTCAAGTGGATTTCATAGTAATGGATATTCATTAATAAGAAAAATATTTTCAGATTATGATGAAGAGATTTTAGGTAAGAAAATTGATGAAATTTTACTTACACCTACGAGAATTTATGTTGAAAATGTACTTAAAATCTTAGATAAGTTTAATGTTAATGGTATGGCACATATTACAGGTGGTGGATTAATAGAAAATTTGCCTAGAGCTATGGGAGAAAATATGTCGCCAGTAGTATTTAAAAATAATTTGATAGTTCCAGATATATTTAAAGAATTACAAAGAAGAGGGGATATAAGTGAGGAAGAGATGTTTGGAACATTTAATATGGGAGTAGGATTTACTTTAATTGTTGATTCAAAAGATGTAGATAATATATTAGAAGAGTTAAATAATTTAGGAGAAAAAGCTTTCATAATAGGGCATGTAGAAAAAGGGGATAATACATTATGTCTAAAATAGCAGTTTTAGTTTCAGGTAGTGGGACTAATTTAAGAAAAATATTAGAAAACAATATTGATGTTGCAGTTATTATTTCTGATAGAAAATGTTTATCAGAAGATATAGCAAAAGAATATAATATACCATATTTTGAACTTGAAAGAAAAAATATATCAAATAAGATACTCGATATACTTAATGATATTGATGTTGAGTTAATAGTACTTGCTGGTTTTCTTTCTATAATCAAAGGAGATATTTTAGACAAATATGAAAATAGAATAATTAATATACACCCTTCTTTAATACCTAAATATTCTGGAGTTGGAATGTATGGAATGAGGATACATGAAAAAGTATTTGAAAATAAGGAAACAATAAGTGGGACTACTATACATTATGTTACTAAGGGTGTAGATGAGGGGAAAATAATTAGACAAGAAATAGTTGATGTTAGAGAGGCTAAAAGTCCTGAAGAAATTCAAAAATTAATACTTGAAAGAGAATGGGAAATTTATCCTAAAACTATTAAGGAAATATTAGAGGAGAGAAAATAATGAAAAGAGCTTTAATTTCAGTGTATGATAAAGAAAATATTTTAGAAATTGCTAATTTTTTAGAAAAAAGGGGAGTTGAAATAATATCTACAGGTGGTAGCTATAATTATCTTAAAGAAAATAATATTAAAGTTATAGATATTAGTGAAGTAACAAATTTTCCAGAAATGTTAGATGGTAGAGTTAAAACATTACACCCTAATATACATGGTGGAATACTTGCAATAAGAGATAAAGAAGAACATATGAAAACTATTAAAGAACATAATATAGATACTATAGATTATGTTATAGTTAATCTTTATCCTTTTTTTGAAAAAGTTAATGAAGACATAACAGAAGCTGAAAAAATAGAGTTCATAGATATAGGTGGTCCAAGTATGCTTAGATCAGCTGCTAAATCATTTGAAGATGTAGTAGTAATTAGTGATAAAGAAGACTATAACTTAGTAATAGATGAAATTAATGAAATAGGAGATGTTAGTTTAAGTACAAGGAAAAAACTTGCAGCTAAAGTATTTAATTTGACTTCTGCTTATGATGGAGCAATATTTAATTTCTTAAATGAAGAGGAATTTCCTAAATATTTAACTATATCATATACTAAAGAAAGTGAGATGAGATATGGAGAAAATTCTCATCAAATGGCAGCATATTATGTAGATAACACAAATGATGGAGCTATGAAAGGATTTAAACAATTAAATGGAAAAGAACTTTCATATAATAATATTAGAGATATGGATCTAGCATGGAAAGTAGTTTGTGAATTTGATGAAATTGCTTGTTGTGCTGTTAAGCATTCTACTCCTTGTGGTGTTGCTATAGGTAGTGATGTAAAAGATGCATATGTTAAAGCATATGAATGTGATCCTGTATCTATTTTTGGAGGTATAGTTGCAATAAATAGAGAGGTTGATCTACAAACAGCTGAACTTTTAAGTAAAATATTTTTAGAAATAGTTATAGCACCTAAATTTACAAGTGATGCATTAGAAGAACTTAAGAAGAAAAAGAACTTAAGAATAATTGAATGTTTAAAAAAACCTATTGATAAAAAAGAAATGGTTAAAGTAGATGGAGGAATGCTTTATCAAGATGTAGATAACATTCTTTATTCAAACTTAAAAGTTGTAACTGAAAAAACAGTAAATGATTCAGAGATGAAAGATTTAATATTTGGATTAAAAGTAGTTAAATATGTAAAATCTAATGGAATAGTAGTTGCAAAAGATGGGAAAACTTTAGGAATAGGAGCTGGAGAAGTTAGTAGAATTTGGGCTGCTGAAAAAGCACTTGAAAGATCTAAAAAAACAAGTGGTGCAATAATGGCATCAGATGCATTTTTCCCATTTGAAGATGTAGTAGAATTATCTGCTAAATATGGAATTTCATCAATAATACAACCTGGAGGTTCTATTAATGATGAAAAATCAATAAAAGCATGTAATATGAATAATATTGCTATGGTAATTTCTGAAATCAGACACTTTAAACATTAAGGAGTTTTATGAAAGTATTGATAATAGGCTCAGGTGGTAGAGAAGATGCCATTATGTGGAAAATTAAACAAAATTCTAATGTAGAAAAAATATATATTAAATCATCTAATGATATATTTGAAATAAAAGATTTTGCTTTAAAAGAAAAAATAGATTTAACTATAGTTGGTAGTGAAGAACTATTAGTTAAAGGTATAGTAGATGAGTTTAAAAATGCGAGGTTAAAAATATTTGGACCTGATAAAAAAGCAGCTATGCTTGAAGGATCTAAAGACTTTGCTAAAAAATTTATGAAAAAACATGGAGTTAATACTGCGAAGTATGAATCATTTACAGATAAATTAAAAGCAATAGAATATATTAAAGAAAATAGAATCTATCCTATAGTTATTAAAGCAAGTGGATTAGCAGCAGGTAAAGGAGTAATAATAGCTGAAAATGAATATGAAGCCATAAGGGCTATAAATGATATTATGGAAAATAGGATTTTTGGATCTGCTGGAGATACATTAGTAATAGAAGAATTTTTAAAGGGAGTTGAAGTTTCTATACTCTCAATAACTGATAGTAATGTAATATTGCCATTTAAGTCTGCAAAAGATCATAAAAAAATATTAGAAGGTGAAAAGGGATTAAATACAGGTGGAATGGGTGTAATATCACCTAATCCATATTACAGTGAAAAGGTAGAAAAAGAATTTATAGAAAAAATACTTAATCCTACACTTGAAGGATTAAAAAAAGAAAAAATGAATTTTTCAGGTATAATATTTTTTGGATTGATGATAACAGAAAAAGGCGTATATTTACTTGAATATAACATGAGGTTAGGAGATCCTGAAACACAATGTTTATTACCTTTAATGGAAAATGATTTGATAGAATTAATTAATGCTTCTTTAGAAAGAAAATTAGATGAAATAGAAATTAAATGGAAAGATGAACATTCTTGTTGTGTAGTAGCTGTATCTAATGGGTATCCTGAACATTATGAAAAAGGTAAAGAAATTAAAGGTATAGAAAATATAGATAAAGATTCTCAAGTATTCTTAGCTGGGGTGAAAAAAGAAAGTGATAAATATTACAGTAATGGTGGTAGAGTGTTAAATATTGTATCTCAGGCTAAAACAAGAGAAAAAGCAATAGAAAAGGCATATGAACAACTTGAAAAAATATGTTTTGAAGGTAAGTATTTTAGAAAAGATATAGGAAAAGTGTAGATTAAAGAGAGTGTAGAATATTTGCTATTTTTACACTCTCTATATTTTATTTATATTTTTTCATAAACTTTTCCATTCTTATCTCTTTTTAAATACTTAAAATCTATTAGATATCTTCTAAGTACTGCATAATCATCAAAATACTCTTTTAATATTTCATTTATTTCTTTTTCTGTATATTCCTTATTATATTCAAATTTATCATGAAAGAATTTAAATACTTCTAATTTTGCTTCATATTTTTTAGGTATTTTTATAAGCCTATCATTTTTGAAAAAATTATTAATCATATTTTGGTTCCTCCCACATAGAAACTATTAATACAGCTATAATTGATAATAATATAAATATTCTCCATGAATTTAATATTCCAAATCTTGTAGATAAGATTCCATTTAATGATAATAAAATTGTCATAATTAAACCGCTAAATGTATTTAATACAGAAACAATAGTTGCTCTACTTTCATCATTTTTTATTAAATTTGGATGAGTATATGTGCTTAAAATAATTCCTAAGATTGAAAACGCTTGCACATCGAGGTATAATATATTAATTAAGAGGAGGTATTATGGATAAAATATTAAAAAAAATAGTATTTATGTTTTTACTTTTAATGCAAATGTTTATGTTTGCTGCAAGTACTAAAGTAACTATACATTACAAACCAAGTGAAAATTTAGAATGGGATTTATGGGTATGGGGAGATAAGGCAGGAGGTAATGCATATGCCTTTGACAAAGAAGATGAATTTGGTAAGTACGCTGAAATTACTTTAGATGGTGAACATAAAAAAGTAGGATATATTGTAAGGCTTTCAGATTGGTCTAAAAAAGATGTAGCAGAGGATAGATTTATTGATATTCAAGATGGTGAAGCTGAAGTATGGGTTAAATCACAAGATCCTAAAACATATTATTCTAATCCAGATAAAGCACCATTAATTTTTAATAATGTTAATTTAGAAATTTCATATTATCCTGTAGAAAAAGATGCTAAGAAATATAGGGTGAAAGTTTGGTCAGAAGGTGGAAAAGCTAAATATATTAATTTAGTTAAAGATGGAGAAAAATTTATAGCTAAAGGAAATTATGAAGGTAAAGAAATAACTAAATTAAATTTTGAAATTACTAAAAGATGGTGGTTCTTCTTTGAAAAGAAAGTTGATGTTGCAAGAGAAATTACTAAAATAGATGAAAGTGGCAATGTAAAAATATATGTAAATCAAGAAGATAAGATGATATATAAATCAGAAAAATCAGCAACTAAACCAAAAGCTATTGAAAATGCTAGTATAGATACAATGAACTCTATAACAGTTAAAACTAATAAGAATTTTAATTTAAAAAAAGAAATAGCTAGAGGAATTACTACAAATTTTGATAATAAGATAAAGGAAATAGTTTCTTTAACTGATGATGAGTTTCAAACTAATATATTTAAAATAGTTTTTGATAATGATTTAGATTTAAAGAATAAAAATGGAGAAATAATGATATCTTCATTTGGAAAATCTAAAGTAAATTTAGGTGCTGTAGTTAGAGATAAAAGTTTTGATGATTTTTATGCATATGATGGAAAGCTAGGTTCTATATATACTAAAGATTTTACTACTATTAAAGTATGGGCTCCTACAGCTGATTTTGTAAATCTTTTAATATATGAGGGAGAAAAGATAACTAGAAAAGCTATGACTTTGGGAGAAAAAGGAGTATATAGTATAACTTTAGATGGAGATAGATTAGGGTTAGTTTATCAATTTGAGGTAGGAGTAAATGGAGAAGTAAATATTACTAATGATCCATATACTTATGGAACTACAGTAAATGGGGGAAAATCAGTAGTTGTTAATCCAATTATTTCAAATGTAGATTATCCAAAACTTGATAATGTAATAATATATGAATTACATGTAAGAGATTTATCATCACATCCATTAAGTGGAATAAAAAATAAAGGTAAATTTTTAGGATTAACAGAAAAAGGTACTAAAACATCAAGAGGTCAAATTACAGGACTTGACTATATTAAATCATTAGGAATTACACATGTTGAGCTTTTACCTATATATGATTTTAGTTCATATTCAGTAGATGAAACAAACCAATTTGCTAGATATAACTGGGGATATGATCCAGTAAATTACAATACGCCAGAAGGTTCATATTCAACTAATCCATATGATCCTAATGTTAGAATAGAAGAATTACAAAAAATGATAGATACTCTTCATAAGAATAATTTAGGTGTAATTATGGATGTTGTGTATAACCATGTATTTAGTGCAGGAGAACATGCATTTAATAAAATAGTTCCAGGTTATTATTATAGATATGATAATGAAGGAAACTTAACTAATGGTACTGGTGTAGGAAATGATATAGCTAGTGAAAGAAAAATGGTTAGAAAATTTATAATAGACAGTGCAAAATATTGGGCAAAAACATTTAAATTAGATGGATTCCGTTTTGATTTAATGGGGATACTTGATGTTGAAACTATGAAGGAATTAAGAGATGAAATGAAAAAAATTAATCCTAATTTCTTTATTTTAGGAGAAGGTTGGGACATGGGTACACTAGATCCTGAAATGAAAGCAAGTCAAAATAATGCAAATAAACTTGAAGGAATAGCTTTCTTCAATGATGATTTTAGAGATGCTGTTAAAGGATCTACATTTGGACAAATAGGGAAAGGATTTATTAGTGGTAATTTAAAACAAGAAGAAAGATTATTTGCTTCTATAAAAGGTGGAGAAGGTATAAGAACATACTCATCACCTATGCAATTAATTCAATATATTGAAGCTCATGATAATCTTACTTTATTTGATCAAATTAGTAGAACTAATAATACTGAAGATTTAGAAACTATAACTAGAAGACATAATCTTGGAACTACTATAGTTCTTTTATCTCAAGGTGTTCCATTTATTCATGCAGGACAGGAATTTTTAAGAACTAAAGGTGGAGATGAAAATTCATATAGATCAAGTGATGAAGTAAATAGACTTGATTGGGAACTTGCAAAAAAAAATAGAGCAAGTGTTGAGTTAGTTAGAGAATTAATTAAAATACGTAAAGAAAATCCTGACTTTAATTTAAAAACATTTGATGAGGTTAATAAAAATATATCACCTATTAAAGTTATAGATCAGTTAATTGCATATACCCAAGCTGATAAAATAATAGCATTTAATGCAAGTGGTAAAAATAAGGAACTTAAAATACCTAATGGTAAATATATAGTTCTTGTTAAAGGAAATAAGGCAAGTGCTAAAGGACTTGAAGAAATAGAAGTAAAAGATGGTAAAGTGATAATACCTATGCAATCTGCATTAGTACTTAAAAATAAATAGGAATAGCCTGCTTGAAAAAGCAGGTTTTTTATTCTATAGGAAATTAAAAAAATATCTAAGATAAAAAAATAAAAGAAAATAGTAAAAAAATATTGATAAAGAAAAGAAAAATTAATAGAATAAAAAATAAGAGAACAACAAAACTACCTATCATAAAAATAGGCGTAATATATTAATTATAGAACTTATGAATAGGAGGAGAAAGACCATTATCAATAAATAGTTCATAACGTTTAAGATAAATATTACAATGAGGACACATAAAAGGGTCAAAGTCCCAAAGTTCTTTAAAGTTTTTCCTAAATAAAGAAAGAGACTTTTTATTAACCTGAGCTTTAAGATAAAATAGAGACATTTTAACTTTAGAAGAAATTCTTCTAGCATAGAAACCATATCTATTAATCATTTTAAAATACTTTAAAGGTAGATGAAAAAGCACTTTAGCAACAAAATCTTTAAAAGATAAAGTAGAATAAGTAACTTCTTTATTATTACTTAAATCTTCAAATTTAAATGTAAGAGAATTTTTATTAAAATCAATATTAACAATCTTATATTCAGCAATAGGAACTCTTGATAAATACCTACCAAGATATTTAATAATGTATTTAGGATTATTAATATCATTACCAGCTACATTAAAAAAGAACCTAACATCATTATCATAAACATTAGATACAGCTTTTTTAGCTTGTATTTTAATAATATCATTAGGATAATTAGCATTACTAATTAATTTACAAAGAGAAAACTTCCATTGATTAGCAATAGAGGGGACATGAAAGTATTTAAGTTCTTTATATTGAAATTTTTTATTAAAACCTCCAAGAGAGATGATGGCATGAATATGAGGATTAAACTTAAGGTCTCTACCAAAAGTATGAATAACAGTAATAAGTCCGTAGTTAATAATATCAGAATTAGTAAAGTAATTAGGATTAGATTTAGGGATATATATTTTTCTTTTAACTTTATCTTTGATATTATGGAATTGATATTTAAAAATATCATTAATAGCTTTAGACATTTTAGAAAGAATAGATCTATCATAAGCAATAAATTTTCTAAATTCTTTAGGGACAGTAAAAAGGACATGCCTATGAGGGATGTTAATAAATTGTTTTAAGATAGAATTAGTCCAATTAACAGAATAGTTATAACCACAAGATGGACAAAGTCTAGATTTACAAGTAAGTTTCATTTTATGTTGAAAATTACAAGAGGAACAACGATAAGAGATAAAGCCTTTAGAGAGATTACCACAGTTAAGAAAATTATGAATGGAATGGTTGATATGTTCAATATGTTTTTTATCAAAATATGGCTTGATAGAATTAATAGAATTTGTTAAAATATATTTGGAGAAGATAGATTTAATTTTATTAGAATTATACATTATATTGACTCCTTTCTGTTATTTGGTTTGGCGATTAAATTATACAGAAAAAGAAGAGGTGATTCAAGAATTTTTTTTGAAATTCTTAATCACCTTTTTTTATTAGATTAAACATTATTATTTGTAATGTATTAAAATATATTTAACAAAATGAATAAAAATTATAATATAAATATAATTTTAGATACATTAGGTATAGAAGATAAATTAAAAGCATAGGATGTTGAAATCTTAAAAAAGAATATGAGATTTACACTATCTAATATATCAAGGTAACAAATGCTAAAGAGTTGATACTTTCTAGGTTTGTTACTCTTTTTTTATCGTTTTTTCTGTAAAATTTTAATCAATAAAGATTCAGTTAGTTCTATTTTAGATAATTGGCTTTTAAAATTTAAATAAAATGTGTATAATGTTATAGATAAGAAAAAATAAATTATAATTGATAATCTATTAAATATGAGAATTTAATATTTCATAGTGTTCAAGTTTATTAGCATCAACATTATTTATATAAAAATATATAAAAAATAATTTGTTTTTGATAGATTTAAGGAGGTAAAATTAATGTATTGGAAAACTTTTGAAGAATAATGTACAGCATATTTAAATGAAAAATATGGAATTAAATTTGAACAACAAGGAAAATCAGATTCAACATTAAGTGATATATTTTATCGTGGTAAAGAAAAAAGTTTCTATATAGAAGTAAAAATGCCTAATGCACAATGTGGTCAGTTTGTATTATTACCAGATTTAAAAAAAGGTGTATTTATATATTCTCTTAAAAATAAAACAAATGAAAATGAATACTCAAGAATGATTGTTAATTTTATGAATAGAAATTTTAATGAATTTTGTAATTCAGGAACAACAGGATTAGATATTAATATGCCGAAATCAGTATTTTATAATTGGATAATTAAATATTACAGAGAAAAGGGTGTAGAGTTTTTTATAACTAAAGATATGGATAAATTTTTAATAGTTCCTATAGATCAATTCTCTAAATACTTTGATGTAAAAGCAAAATATAGAGAAAAGAAGAGAGGTTCATCTAGTTTAACTAATTCTAATAAATATGATTTTGAGAATGCAATGAATAAATCTGGTATAAATTTTAATT
The genomic region above belongs to Streptobacillus moniliformis DSM 12112 and contains:
- the purF gene encoding amidophosphoribosyltransferase, with product MSNTKMVKRIEEGGVFALYSKTLRDDLVSISYYGLYALQHRGQESAGVTICDALSEDIRHKTIKGKGLVSDVFSVDDLKSYVGNILVAHVKYGIESGTSYRNYQPLRGDSLLGKVSIVHAGNLINTNKIVLELLEEGSMFQTETDTEIILKLIGKNAKYGYRNAILNTIKSIEGAFAIATIIEDKLVAIRDPHGIRPLCLGQFEDGTYVVASESCAIDSIGATFIRDIEPGEMIIIDRNGIESIKYDDRKERSYSSFEYIYFARPDSVMDGLSVYKARHSCGRYLYEQNPILADLVIGVPDSGVAAGIGFSEASGIPYATALLKNKYIGRTFIMPGQASREMAVRLKLNAMKTLIAGKRVVVVDDSLVRGTTSKILIKILYEAGASEVHFRSASPVVISESYFGASIASDKELIGNSMNIDEIREYIGATTLEYLSIENLVKALNGLDCNLDCFK
- the purN gene encoding phosphoribosylglycinamide formyltransferase; the protein is MSKIAVLVSGSGTNLRKILENNIDVAVIISDRKCLSEDIAKEYNIPYFELERKNISNKILDILNDIDVELIVLAGFLSIIKGDILDKYENRIINIHPSLIPKYSGVGMYGMRIHEKVFENKETISGTTIHYVTKGVDEGKIIRQEIVDVREAKSPEEIQKLILEREWEIYPKTIKEILEERK
- the purH gene encoding bifunctional phosphoribosylaminoimidazolecarboxamide formyltransferase/IMP cyclohydrolase, whose product is MMKRALISVYDKENILEIANFLEKRGVEIISTGGSYNYLKENNIKVIDISEVTNFPEMLDGRVKTLHPNIHGGILAIRDKEEHMKTIKEHNIDTIDYVIVNLYPFFEKVNEDITEAEKIEFIDIGGPSMLRSAAKSFEDVVVISDKEDYNLVIDEINEIGDVSLSTRKKLAAKVFNLTSAYDGAIFNFLNEEEFPKYLTISYTKESEMRYGENSHQMAAYYVDNTNDGAMKGFKQLNGKELSYNNIRDMDLAWKVVCEFDEIACCAVKHSTPCGVAIGSDVKDAYVKAYECDPVSIFGGIVAINREVDLQTAELLSKIFLEIVIAPKFTSDALEELKKKKNLRIIECLKKPIDKKEMVKVDGGMLYQDVDNILYSNLKVVTEKTVNDSEMKDLIFGLKVVKYVKSNGIVVAKDGKTLGIGAGEVSRIWAAEKALERSKKTSGAIMASDAFFPFEDVVELSAKYGISSIIQPGGSINDEKSIKACNMNNIAMVISEIRHFKH
- the purD gene encoding phosphoribosylamine--glycine ligase, whose translation is MKVLIIGSGGREDAIMWKIKQNSNVEKIYIKSSNDIFEIKDFALKEKIDLTIVGSEELLVKGIVDEFKNARLKIFGPDKKAAMLEGSKDFAKKFMKKHGVNTAKYESFTDKLKAIEYIKENRIYPIVIKASGLAAGKGVIIAENEYEAIRAINDIMENRIFGSAGDTLVIEEFLKGVEVSILSITDSNVILPFKSAKDHKKILEGEKGLNTGGMGVISPNPYYSEKVEKEFIEKILNPTLEGLKKEKMNFSGIIFFGLMITEKGVYLLEYNMRLGDPETQCLLPLMENDLIELINASLERKLDEIEIKWKDEHSCCVVAVSNGYPEHYEKGKEIKGIENIDKDSQVFLAGVKKESDKYYSNGGRVLNIVSQAKTREKAIEKAYEQLEKICFEGKYFRKDIGKV
- the pulA gene encoding type I pullulanase; the encoded protein is MDKILKKIVFMFLLLMQMFMFAASTKVTIHYKPSENLEWDLWVWGDKAGGNAYAFDKEDEFGKYAEITLDGEHKKVGYIVRLSDWSKKDVAEDRFIDIQDGEAEVWVKSQDPKTYYSNPDKAPLIFNNVNLEISYYPVEKDAKKYRVKVWSEGGKAKYINLVKDGEKFIAKGNYEGKEITKLNFEITKRWWFFFEKKVDVAREITKIDESGNVKIYVNQEDKMIYKSEKSATKPKAIENASIDTMNSITVKTNKNFNLKKEIARGITTNFDNKIKEIVSLTDDEFQTNIFKIVFDNDLDLKNKNGEIMISSFGKSKVNLGAVVRDKSFDDFYAYDGKLGSIYTKDFTTIKVWAPTADFVNLLIYEGEKITRKAMTLGEKGVYSITLDGDRLGLVYQFEVGVNGEVNITNDPYTYGTTVNGGKSVVVNPIISNVDYPKLDNVIIYELHVRDLSSHPLSGIKNKGKFLGLTEKGTKTSRGQITGLDYIKSLGITHVELLPIYDFSSYSVDETNQFARYNWGYDPVNYNTPEGSYSTNPYDPNVRIEELQKMIDTLHKNNLGVIMDVVYNHVFSAGEHAFNKIVPGYYYRYDNEGNLTNGTGVGNDIASERKMVRKFIIDSAKYWAKTFKLDGFRFDLMGILDVETMKELRDEMKKINPNFFILGEGWDMGTLDPEMKASQNNANKLEGIAFFNDDFRDAVKGSTFGQIGKGFISGNLKQEERLFASIKGGEGIRTYSSPMQLIQYIEAHDNLTLFDQISRTNNTEDLETITRRHNLGTTIVLLSQGVPFIHAGQEFLRTKGGDENSYRSSDEVNRLDWELAKKNRASVELVRELIKIRKENPDFNLKTFDEVNKNISPIKVIDQLIAYTQADKIIAFNASGKNKELKIPNGKYIVLVKGNKASAKGLEEIEVKDGKVIIPMQSALVLKNK
- a CDS encoding PDDEXK family nuclease, giving the protein MPNAQCGQFVLLPDLKKGVFIYSLKNKTNENEYSRMIVNFMNRNFNEFCNSGTTGLDINMPKSVFYNWIIKYYREKGVEFFITKDMDKFLIVPIDQFSKYFDVKAKYREKKRGSSSLTNSNKYDFENAMNKSGINFNFNELDIMSDKYLDGIKVNGNKYDYLIIQKGNNYKVRKLSNTRNANVIFSIKLMDYDLE
- the purM gene encoding phosphoribosylformylglycinamidine cyclo-ligase; protein product: MSNSYKASGVDKEEGYKAVKLMKEKVIKTHNGSVLNNLGSFGAMYELGKYNNPVLVSGTDGVGTKLHIALKQKKYDTVGIDAVAMCVNDILCHGAKPLFFLDYLACGKLNAEVAAEIVSGIAQGCLEAKVSLIGGETAEMPGFYKIGDYDIAGFCVGVVEKDKIVNGSKVKHGDIIIGLASSGFHSNGYSLIRKIFSDYDEEILGKKIDEILLTPTRIYVENVLKILDKFNVNGMAHITGGGLIENLPRAMGENMSPVVFKNNLIVPDIFKELQRRGDISEEEMFGTFNMGVGFTLIVDSKDVDNILEELNNLGEKAFIIGHVEKGDNTLCLK
- a CDS encoding DUF2087 domain-containing protein gives rise to the protein MINNFFKNDRLIKIPKKYEAKLEVFKFFHDKFEYNKEYTEKEINEILKEYFDDYAVLRRYLIDFKYLKRDKNGKVYEKI
- a CDS encoding IS91 family transposase; the protein is MYNSNKIKSIFSKYILTNSINSIKPYFDKKHIEHINHSIHNFLNCGNLSKGFISYRCSSCNFQHKMKLTCKSRLCPSCGYNYSVNWTNSILKQFINIPHRHVLFTVPKEFRKFIAYDRSILSKMSKAINDIFKYQFHNIKDKVKRKIYIPKSNPNYFTNSDIINYGLITVIHTFGRDLKFNPHIHAIISLGGFNKKFQYKELKYFHVPSIANQWKFSLCKLISNANYPNDIIKIQAKKAVSNVYDNDVRFFFNVAGNDINNPKYIIKYLGRYLSRVPIAEYKIVNIDFNKNSLTFKFEDLSNNKEVTYSTLSFKDFVAKVLFHLPLKYFKMINRYGFYARRISSKVKMSLFYLKAQVNKKSLSLFRKNFKELWDFDPFMCPHCNIYLKRYELFIDNGLSPPIHKFYN